In Oryza sativa Japonica Group chromosome 8, ASM3414082v1, the sequence GCAAGATGAAAATGTTCAGACTGAAGAACCTGTAATTCACAAGGTTAAACATATATCTGACTGAAGATCTCTCATAGGCTCATTCTCTATACTTGAtcacaaaagaagaaaaaagaacaacatTTTTTCGTCTTCCTACTGGTACATTATTATTCTGGCAGCCGACTGGTTTCAATTGATCCTGGTATTTCCTCCTGTTTGCAACCTATGTGCTACTACCCTTACATGTACATACACAATACAAAGTCATGATAATTTCTCAGTTTTCTCTTCTTCTGTCTTAGCCTCTGTTGCCTCTATCGCCTCCGTCTTCGCCTTGCCTGGGAGCAGCGCCGTCGGAGCTTGAATCTGAGCGATCTCAAGCAAGATCTTGTTGAGGGATTGCGGCTTCGAGAAGAAGGGGCAATGGTCGCCACCCTTTATCTTGAAGATCCCGTCGGGCGGGTTCTCCCTGACCAGCTTCTCCTGGACATCAGGCGAGAGCATTCGATCATCGAGCGTCTGGATGAAGTAGCGTGGGACGGTGCCATAGTTTTCTGGGGTGAGGGAGAGCTTCTCCATGATTGGGGCTAGAGGGATGGGCCTCATGGACACTGCAGCCAGCACGGTATCCTACAGTTTAATGTGCATAAAATTATTAGCTAGCCCACTGAAAACATAAACTGGCAATATGTCAAGGAATGCGAAATTAGCTTTTTTTCCTCGGTTGGCAAGACAGCACAACAGTAGAAAACATGTACCTTGGAAGGACTGGTGTTGAAATATAGCCCCTTGATCTGCTGTTTGTCAAACATGAGCCCAGTAGGAGGCTTGTCCTTACCATTTCCGTAAATTAAAAGCTGTGATTCTTGCAAGAAAACATCTGCAGATGCGAGCTGCAAAAACATAGTGTCAGTTGCTATCCTGCAGAAGTGCACATGCATAAAAATGCACATGATGCACATGAAGAGAGTACATACTTCCTCAGAGAACACGTCAAAGGGCCTCTGGCCATCTTTTACCATTGTAGCGGTAAGAAATATAGCCTTTGATATCTTTTTGGGGCATTGTTCTAACGCATATGACACACTTGCACCTCCACAACTATGGCCGACCAAAATAACCTGCATGAGTGTTGACATGTACACAGAGATCAAACACAGAGTTTTTTTTCATAGTTTTCAACATAAGACACTAGATGTAATGCTCACCTTCTCATTCTCAGGAAGTTTATTGAGGTAGTCGATTAAGGGCTTGGAGTAATCTGCTAATGTAGCTATGCTGTTTGTGTCAGCATTGTCTATACCAGAACCTGTGAGATCTAAGGCAATAGGATCAAGACCAGCTTCCTCCAAGAGAGAAATGGTCTTGTACCAACACCAAGCACCAAACCCTTCTCCATGAACAAGAACAATTTTCTTGGTTTCTAAGTTCTCTAAAACGATTTGGACCTGAAAAAATCAATCCCAAGGGAAAAACAATGTGTGAGAACATGCAGTCCATGTAATAGAAATATAGCTACTAACATGCAAAATTATTTCAGAATTGCCCATGTGAAACATGAAACAAAGAATTGAAGCAGAATAAATTGTATATTAAGGGCAATTGGGGTTCCCTCCTCCTAGTGTACATCAGCTCCTAAATACTACGTTAAATCACCACAAGAAGCACCATGAGAAAGCCTATGTCATCTTTAGCattgaaaagtttttttttctataagagCCAAAGAACATTTTTCTTCTTAATTTGGATTAGACAAGGCTAAGGACAAAGGGACAAAAGAATATAGCCTGTTTCTTTGTTCCCATATAGTTGGGACCATAGTTTTGAGAAAGGACATACAGCTAAGTCTACTGACCAGTGATCACTGCTACTGGAATACAAGAAAACAGAGAAGAGAGTTATCAATTGAGgatcaatataaaatggggaAAATGCTGTGAACTATGAGGCCACTGATGAGGTCCTAGCACTGTCTTGTAGTCCTAATAGCATACAAGTTTCTTCAAGATACTACATATCCTTGTCTTATGTGTCAATCACCAGCTGTACACAAAGATGCCTTTCCAACACagagttgaagatttcagaaAATTGGAGAGAGCTCAAAAGTATCAACAGGTAGTTGGGTAATGGAATTAATCATGAAGCAACAGAAATCATGGACTGAAACAGCAATACGCTTTGCTGTTGATATTCCCGTCAACAAATCTTATTTAGAAACCAACTTGTACTCACTGGGTATGAATGGTTACACCTGCAGACCTGCTTCAACATATCTCATACTCTCAGAACCTCGCAAAACCGCTTTTAACTTATTTCATAACATCAAGAGCGAATATTCAACTATATATAGAATTATAGATATGAAATGCCTACTGATTGTATATCAAAATCTATCTAAAGTCTAAACAAAGAGACTACGAAGAAATATCTCAGAAATTTCCGGTGTACAAAGGAAGACATTGTTCAATTAAcatcagaaaaaaatataaatcaacCCAACTCATTGAATTATCCGCAGTCACAGACAATCCTACACTAACAACAAAATAAGCCCAACTAGTTAAACTAGAGCAGCCAGACATTAAAGAACAGAGCAAATCGGCTAATTTGAGGACAATGTTGCAGTCAAGGCATCGTCGAAATGCCAACTGAAAATGCAAGGAACTTCGAAACATAGCACTAACAAGATGATCATAAAAACAGGAAGCTTCCAAGTACCGACCAAACACCTTAAACAACAAAATGTATGACGACAAGACGAAAGATGCTACTAAATGACAATCATTAGGGCCAAATGATGAACTGGTCCTGCAAGAACTATTGACAGCCGCAAAATTAGGCAATATGCCCTTCAACTGGCCAAATACTAATGAATCACAAAAGTTTTGCATCAATATACTCAACACAAAATACAGTAATACACAGCACAACTGCACAATTCTACGGTACCATTTGGTATGAACTTGTAAAGACAGAAGCAGCAGAAAGGGGAAGGTGATGAGGTGAGGTGAGAGAATCTTACGGGCTTGGCACCGGTGACGGAGTCCGGgaggtcgccgcggcggcgtgagCTGGTGGAGCCAGGGCCGATGCGGCGGGACATGGAGCCGCCGGCGTCGATGCGGCGCGACATGgagccgccggcgtcgaggtgCTGGTGGATGGCCATGGCCAGCGCCTGCCGGTGCaggagctcctcctccgcgggcGTCAGcttcccgccgccaccgccgcgccccgACCGCGCGCTCCCCATCCGCTTGCTCCGcgacaccgccgcgccgccgccgccgcggtgctcCTTGCGCGACATGCACCGGAACGCGTTCCCCATTTTGGGACGAGCAAATATCAAACAAGCTTGTGGAAATCAAGAGAGGGAGAATTTTTGTAGGCTCTCGAGAAGAAACAAATCGGCAAAGATGAGCAAGTGCCGACCTCAGCTGATGAAATCGAGACGGGAAAACGAGTGTGGGAAGCTGTGATGAACTCTAGTAAGATTTAAGCCaaaacaaaaagagagagagggaaaagaacAGAAGAAAAGATGAAATTTGATGAGAAAAACTCGAGTTGTGCTTCAACAGTGTGGAATTCAACAGCAAGCTTCTGACCCTGGACTGGGAGTGGACTCGCAGAGGAAGAAATCAACACAAAGAacaacaaaaaagaagaaaaaaactttggaaacGAAAAAAGAATGGGGAAATCAAGAAACTGTGAGCCCGGAGAGCGGCAAGATTGGATTGAGGAGACGAGCCATCTATCTATGACTACGAGACGAGTGATTTGAACCGAATCGACGAACTcgaagcagagagagagagagagagagagagagaagacagTGTCCTGGGTGGACAGAATTTTCTTTTCGTTTGGCGAAGCAAAAGCACGGAGCGCAGATCTGAAAAAGAACAGGCAGAATTTATGAGTGGTCCTAACACCTACTCCTAGTCATTTCCCACGCAAATCTCGCCAAAACCATTAACTTCTCTTGCTCATCTGGAGCAGAAAAATTCgcaggaggaaaagaaaaacaaat encodes:
- the LOC4344475 gene encoding putative methylesterase 14, chloroplastic encodes the protein MGNAFRCMSRKEHRGGGGAAVSRSKRMGSARSGRGGGGGKLTPAEEELLHRQALAMAIHQHLDAGGSMSRRIDAGGSMSRRIGPGSTSSRRRGDLPDSVTGAKPVQIVLENLETKKIVLVHGEGFGAWCWYKTISLLEEAGLDPIALDLTGSGIDNADTNSIATLADYSKPLIDYLNKLPENEKVILVGHSCGGASVSYALEQCPKKISKAIFLTATMVKDGQRPFDVFSEELASADVFLQESQLLIYGNGKDKPPTGLMFDKQQIKGLYFNTSPSKDTVLAAVSMRPIPLAPIMEKLSLTPENYGTVPRYFIQTLDDRMLSPDVQEKLVRENPPDGIFKIKGGDHCPFFSKPQSLNKILLEIAQIQAPTALLPGKAKTEAIEATEAKTEEEKTEKLS